A DNA window from Bradyrhizobium barranii subsp. barranii contains the following coding sequences:
- a CDS encoding amidohydrolase family protein yields MSKTMSDFVNACQVVDVHEHHMSEVAHSRDVNLLKLFQQSYAAWTSHVLPSEPKATGDMLSTATEPTTWEALAPFLERSGSNAFVRNLAGGVAELYGVAETGITRDNWEAVDALVRLRHREATWPSEVIGRAAIGRIVTDPFLDPLMDPRPVLGQSYDAVLRINAFALGWHPESRDHNGNCGHTLLRRLGMEVKTFDDYCDAIRELVAGCARRNHVALKNALAYDRDLSFDEPNEDLARQAWGQRSPSPAARKAFCDFVVDLFCQLAGEAGLPVQTHLGTAIISGSHPLRMTGLIERHPRTRFLLMHLAYPWSRDLLGMAFVYRNVWLDLCWSFLLSPSHFKLALHEAIEVLPDESRMMIGGDCLHVEETFAAIQGARRLIGEVLKEKVASGYFRPRDAERLAVRILGENARELFRLS; encoded by the coding sequence ATGTCCAAAACCATGAGCGATTTTGTGAATGCGTGCCAGGTCGTCGATGTCCATGAACATCACATGTCCGAGGTCGCACATAGCCGGGACGTGAATCTTTTGAAACTGTTCCAGCAGAGCTATGCGGCTTGGACAAGCCACGTCCTGCCATCCGAGCCCAAGGCGACTGGCGATATGTTATCTACCGCTACCGAGCCAACCACCTGGGAGGCCCTTGCTCCGTTCCTGGAGAGGAGCGGCTCAAATGCATTCGTTCGTAACCTCGCCGGCGGTGTCGCCGAGCTTTACGGCGTCGCCGAAACCGGAATCACGCGCGACAACTGGGAGGCAGTAGACGCTTTGGTGCGCTTGCGCCACAGGGAGGCGACATGGCCAAGTGAAGTCATTGGGCGCGCCGCCATCGGAAGGATCGTAACGGACCCTTTTCTCGATCCGTTGATGGATCCGCGGCCGGTCCTAGGGCAAAGTTACGATGCGGTCCTGCGGATCAATGCATTCGCCCTCGGCTGGCACCCGGAATCTCGCGATCACAATGGAAATTGCGGCCATACGTTGCTGCGGCGCCTCGGCATGGAGGTGAAAACCTTCGACGATTATTGCGACGCAATCCGGGAGCTCGTAGCCGGCTGCGCCCGGCGCAATCACGTTGCGCTCAAAAACGCGCTCGCCTATGACCGGGATCTAAGCTTTGACGAACCGAACGAGGACCTCGCTCGGCAGGCCTGGGGACAAAGGTCTCCATCCCCTGCGGCGCGCAAGGCTTTCTGTGACTTTGTCGTCGATTTGTTTTGTCAGCTCGCAGGCGAAGCCGGCCTGCCAGTCCAAACTCACCTTGGAACGGCAATCATAAGCGGCTCCCACCCGCTACGCATGACCGGGTTGATTGAGCGTCATCCTCGGACCCGTTTTCTGCTGATGCATTTGGCCTATCCCTGGAGCCGGGACTTGTTGGGAATGGCTTTTGTGTACCGCAATGTTTGGCTCGATTTGTGCTGGTCCTTCCTGTTGAGCCCGTCCCATTTCAAGCTGGCCCTGCACGAGGCTATTGAAGTCTTGCCGGATGAATCGCGAATGATGATCGGAGGAGATTGTCTTCACGTTGAGGAGACATTTGCCGCGATACAGGGCGCACGCCGGCTCATCGGCGAGGTTCTGAAAGAAAAAGTTGCGAGCGGCTACTTTCGCCCCCGAGACGCAGAGCGCTTGGCGGTCAGGATCCTTGGCGAGAACGCGAGGGAGCTTTTCAGACTGTCCTGA